In Eupeodes corollae chromosome 3, idEupCoro1.1, whole genome shotgun sequence, a single genomic region encodes these proteins:
- the LOC129951062 gene encoding TBC1 domain family member 16 yields the protein MPIVNILKKASSLILGEEKCDEKIDNIYEDNEILFCKNNVCIHPPTVARQESDILHYPGYLTVTTKTFIDQYNNAKRHTLLLTWIPNSSLCKCSSSDENCPAFMAAIRAQDQTSLDQRISCLNNCSTASGDKNSSNGDKAPEENDVANQKDEKEDADDMRELKNELQPLLGGNSATIEDLHSMLKKNPVTSVNITIANPCIENTTSTYNCVGTERDKMQLSDCSDDNNPNWMTPELLAFKHNLSFPDSANATPTVKRKTLVKCRRFSVDLSQMRSLRLFFNDDNCTSGQLVIASRESQYKILHFHYGGLDHLAQVLHQWHCFLHNITLAPSSQEKQNLPYRQFMVCRPEVKKSELHPDEGNVKKITTNFFYGTLLNEKGQIDDDLLLRKCVFFGGLEKSLRKTVWPFLLKCYSFGSTFEDRAVLIDIKRQEYEEITSRRLYSMSPEEQIMFWKTVQCVVEKDVVRTDRSNPFFCGDDNPNTEIMKNILLNYAFYNTGMSYSQGMSDLLAPVLCEIQNESEAFWCFVGLMQRAIFVCTPTDNDIDRNLSYLRELIRIMLPKFYEHLQKHNNALELLFCHRWLLLCFKREFTEAVVIRMWEACWSNYLTDYFHLFLCLAIIAVYADDVIAQNLRADEMLLHFSSLAMYMDGQLILRKARGLLHQYRQYPKIPCTLSGLCKRCGPGMWDSEHRPALECIGHTDDEKCSLSID from the coding sequence ATGCCcatagtaaatattttgaaaaaagcctCTAGTCTAATCCTGGGTGAAGAAAAGTGCGACGAAAAAATCGATAATATCTATGAAGACAACGAAATACTTTTTTGCAAGAACAATGTCTGTATCCATCCCCCGACTGTAGCTCGACAAGAATCCGATATTCTCCACTATCCAGGATACCTGACCGTCACTACAAAGACATTCATTGATCAATATAACAATGCCAAACGCCATACCTTGCTTCTCACCTGGATTCCCAATTCATCACTTTGCAAGTGTTCATCATCCGATGAAAACTGTCCAGCATTCATGGCTGCAATTAGGGCTCAGGATCAGACAAGTCTTGACCAACGTATAAGTTGCTTGAACAATTGCAGCACTGCATCTGGTGATAAAAACTCGTCAAATGGTGACAAAGCACCAGAAGAAAATGACGTAGCCAATCAGAAGGATGAAAAAGAGGATGCTGATGATATGCGAGAGCTTAAAAACGAACTTCAACCACTTTTGGGCGGGAATTCTGCTACAATTGAGGACTTACATTCCATGCTTAAGAAAAACCCAGTAACATCGGTGAACATCACCATCGCCAATCCTTGCATTGAGAATACTACGTCAACTTACAACTGTGTTGGTACTGAACGAGACAAGATGCAACTTTCCGATTGTTCAGACGACAACAATCCCAACTGGATGACTCCCGAGCTTCTAGCTTTCAAACACAATCTCTCGTTTCCCGATAGCGCTAATGCAACTCCGACTGTTAAGCGGAAAACTCTGGTTAAATGCCGAAGATTTTCCGTAGATCTCAGCCAAATGCGATCACTCCGTTTGTTCTTCAACGATGACAATTGCACCTCTGGCCAGTTGGTCATTGCTTCAAGGGAATCACAATACAAGATTCTGCACTTCCACTACGGTGGCTTAGATCACCTGGCTCAGGTGCTTCACCAATGGCATTGCTTCTTGCATAACATAACGTTGGCGCCCAGTAGCCAAGAGAAGCAAAATCTCCCCTACCGGCAGTTTATGGTTTGTCGCCCAGAGGTCAAGAAGTCCGAACTGCATCCAGACGAGGGAAacgtaaagaaaataacaacgAACTTTTTCTATGGGACGTTGTTAAATGAAAAGGGTCAGATTGACGATGATCTGTTGCTGCGCAAGTGCGTCTTCTTTGGGGGATTGGAGAAGAGCCTGCGAAAAACAGTATGGCCGTTTCTGCTCAAGTGCTACTCATTTGGCTCTACCTTTGAAGATCGAGCTGTGCTGATCGACATTAAACGGCAAGAATATGAAGAGATCACCAGTAGAAGGTTGTACTCGATGTCGCCTGAAGAGCAAATCATGTTTTGGAAGACGGTCCAATGTGTGGTTGAGAAAGACGTCGTCCGCACGGACAGATCTAATCCTTTCTTTTGCGGAGATGACAATCCCAATACTGAAATCATGAAGAACATACTTCTTAATTATGCCTTTTACAATACGGGAATGTCCTATTCGCAGGGCATGAGTGATCTACTGGCACCGGTCTTGTGCGAGATACAGAATGAGTCCGAAGCGTTCTGGTGCTTTGTCGGCTTGATGCAGAGAGCTATATTCGTATGCACTCCTACTGACAATGACATCGACAGGAATCTTAGCTATTTGCGCGAACTAATACGCATTATGCTACCCAAGTTCTATGAGCACCTGCAGAAGCACAACAATGCACTGGAGTTACTATTTTGCCACCGTTGGcttttgttgtgttttaaaCGAGAATTCACCGAAGCTGTTGTGATTAGGATGTGGGAGGCTTGCTGGTCGAATTACCTCACGGATTACTTTCACTTATTCCTATGCTTGGCTATTATTGCCGTCTATGCTGATGATGTGATCGCACAAAATCTACGGGCAGATGAGATGCTTTTGCATTTCAGCTCACTTGCCATGTACATGGACGGCCAGCTGATTCTGAGGAAGGCTCGTGGTTTATTACACCAGTATCGTCAATACCCCAAGATTCCTTGTACTTTATCGGGGTTGTGTAAGCGTTGTGGACCAGGAATGTGGGATTCTGAGCATAGACCCGCCCTCGAGTGTATTGGACATACCGATGATGAGAAATGCTCACTTTCAATTGACTAA